A window of Sutcliffiella cohnii contains these coding sequences:
- a CDS encoding LytTR family DNA-binding domain-containing protein, with the protein MESFTFGSLLDVIGELFSDEVSIAVSNTEEYIYYRPSKRIDLKIKPGDPVRQDTIAYKAIKTEQKVSEFNSRDVFGVPYHGMAVPFEHEGKIQGCVTAIYPTVTDGKSVVTVRTQDGWKPIPFSDVKYLEVKSRKTHVYTEGFSGTHKNSLQEFEYVLPRESFIRCHRSYIVNVKQIKEIFPDTHSTFVLEMKGGVRIPVSQSYSSYFRKLLGF; encoded by the coding sequence ATGGAAAGTTTCACGTTCGGTTCACTATTAGATGTAATCGGGGAATTGTTTTCTGATGAAGTTTCAATTGCTGTCTCTAATACAGAAGAGTACATCTATTATAGGCCAAGTAAACGTATCGATTTGAAAATTAAGCCTGGTGATCCAGTGCGACAAGATACGATAGCTTATAAAGCTATTAAGACGGAACAAAAAGTTTCAGAGTTTAATAGCCGGGATGTTTTTGGTGTACCTTACCATGGGATGGCGGTTCCGTTCGAACATGAAGGGAAAATTCAAGGATGTGTAACAGCCATTTATCCGACAGTAACTGATGGAAAATCAGTTGTTACTGTTCGTACACAAGACGGTTGGAAACCGATTCCATTTTCTGATGTAAAATATTTGGAAGTGAAGAGTAGAAAAACACATGTGTATACAGAAGGTTTTTCCGGCACACATAAAAACTCTCTTCAAGAGTTTGAATATGTTTTACCAAGAGAATCTTTTATCCGTTGTCATCGTTCTTATATCGTAAATGTAAAACAGATTAAAGAAATTTTTCCCGATACACATTCCACATTTGTATTAGAAATGAAAGGTGGGGTTAGAATACCAGTTAGCCAGTCGTATTCTAGCTATTTCAGAAAATTATTAGGTTTTTAA